A genome region from Hevea brasiliensis isolate MT/VB/25A 57/8 chromosome 7, ASM3005281v1, whole genome shotgun sequence includes the following:
- the LOC110650787 gene encoding receptor-like protein 7, which produces MESCISICLLSIFLFCHIVPFTHSFNSSFLPRCHDYERSALLQFKESFILEDTTLDGCYPRVESWKLVKGGRGDCCSWEGVECDEETNHVIGLDLTDSCLYGSINPNSTLFHLVHLHSLNLAYNNFNLSQIPSQVGLLSRLTHLNLSFSFLSGQIPHEIFNMSRLISLDLSRSAPGLKLHKPSFKDLVQHLTNLKVLHLSSMIISSKVPELLAKFSSLESLRLNGCGLQGEFPVGIFQLQNLKIVDLSDNPDLKGYLPPFQLKSALKSLILPRTNFVGELPFSIGSLAYLEELHISDCNFTGQIPYSFSNLSNLVYLDLSNNHFSFHSPIISSFSWVGNLTKITTLGLAGLNMKGEIPSWLMNLTQLSTVYLEFNQFTGPIPSTLAKLSRLKYLYLSNNLLSGPIPFQIYNMHELILSSNELQGSIPSNVSQLKNLEVLVLHSNNLVGSVELSTFLQLKKLRTLILSFNRLTLITKTSTNASIPKFEVLGLAFCNLTEFPRFLHNQDQLIFLDLSSNNIQEKIPSWMCSISTNSLDYLNLSHNHLTGFEKDPAILQWAKIRILDLRSNRLHGSFPLPPPSTSSYLISHNKLVGVVSALLCNLSALETLDLSFNNLSGRLPHCLGNFSDSLSSLDLRRNNFNGNIPSTWRTGCKVRMISIGYNQLQGEVPRSLANCSSLELIDFGNNHIIDSFPSWLGNLENLRILILRSNGFHGVIDKPQTKGFSNLRIIDLSHNSFTGKLPSLYFEIWDAMKVTNASHMTYMGDSMKPEQYHRFTYYGQYDYSMIMSNKGLELEYRKIPDILTAIDFSYNKFEGEIPDIIGHLQRLYLLNLSNNLLNGHIPSSLANLKELECLDLSRNMLSGKLPPELSKLTFLSSFNVSYNQLEGPIPRGKQFDTFESNQYEGNRGLCGVPLEKECENFEASPQERSNVVEDDDTGSVFKFKWMIVLIGYGTGFIFGVVVGHKITKKKHDWFVKSFGRKQQHRSQRVKRRRSRS; this is translated from the coding sequence ATGGAGTCTTGTATTTCTATATGCTTGCTTTCGATTTTCTTGTTCTGCCATATTGTACCATTTACTCACTCTTTTAATTCTTCATTCCTGCCACGCTGCCATGATTATGAGAGGTCTGCTTTGTTGCAATTCAAGGAAAGCTTTATCCTCGAGGATACCACTCTTGATGGTTGTTATCCAAGGGTTGAATCTTGGAAACTTGTCAAAGGAGGAAGAGGTGATTGCTGCTCATGGGAAGGTGTAGAGTGTGATGAGGAAACCAATCATGTTATTGGCCTTGATCTTACTGATAGTTGTCTCTATGGGTCTATCAACCCCAACAGCACCCTCTTCCACCTTGTTCACCTACATAGCCTTAATTTAGCCTACAATAACTTCAACTTATCTCAAATACCATCCCAAGTAGGCCTCCTCTCAAGGCTTACTCATCTCAACCTCTCCTTTTCATTCCTTTCTGGCCAAATCCCACATGAAATTTTTAATATGTCCAGGTTGATTTCCCTCGATCTATCTCGTAGTGCCCCTGGATTGAAGCTCCACAAGCCTAGTTTCAAAGATCTAGTTCAACACTTAACCAATTTGAAAGTACTTCACCTTTCATCCATGATCATTTCTTCAAAGGTACCTGAACTCTTGGCAAAATTTTCGTCTTTGGAATCTCTCCGTCTCAATGGTTGTGGATTGCAAGGTGAATTCCCAGTTGGCATTTTTCAGCTTCAAAACTTAAAGATAGTTGATCTAAGCGACAATCCTGATCTCAAAGGTTATTTGCCTCCTTTCCAATTGAAGAGTGCCCTTAAATCTTTGATCCTTCCTAGAACTAATTTTGTTGGAGAGTTGCCTTTCTCTATTGGAAGCCTTGCCTACTTGGAAGAACTCCACATCTCTGATTGCAATTTCACAGGGCAGATTCCATACTCATTCAGTAACCTTAGCAACCTTGTTTATCTTGACCTCTCAAATAATCACTTTAGCTTTCATAGCCcaattatttcttcattctcctgGGTTGGCAATCTAACCAAGATCACTACTTTGGGACTTGCCGGTCTCAACATGAAAGGTGAGATCCCATCTTGGCTGATGAACCTTACCCAACTATCCACCGTATATTTGGAATTCAACCAATTCACCGGTCCTATCCCATCTACCCTTGCCAAATTGAGCAgacttaaatatttatatttgagCAACAACCTATTGTCTGGTCCAATCCCATTCCAAATTTACAATATGCACGAATTAATACTTTCATCAAATGAATTGCAAGGCTCAATTCCAAgcaatgtttctcaactcaaaaatctTGAAGTTCTTGTTCTTCATTCAAATAACTTGGTTGGCTCAGTTGAGCTGAGCACATTCTTGCAGCTGAAAAAGTTGAGAACATTGATTTTATCATTTAATAGATTGACGTTGATCACCAAAACTAGCACAAACGCCAGCATTCCAAAATTCGAAGTGTTAGGATTAGCTTTCTGCAATCTAACCGAGTTCCCCAGGTTCTTGCACAACCAAGATCAGTTGATATTTCTAGACCTCTCTTCCAACAACATACAGGAAAAAATTCCTTCATGGATGTGCAGTATAAGTACAAATTCCTTGGACTATCTGAACCTTTCTCATAACCATTTGACTGGTTTTGAAAAAGATCCAGCTATTCTTCAATGGGCTAAAATACGCATTTTAGACCTTCGGTCTAATAGGCTCCATGGATCTTTCCCGCTTCCACCGCCATCCACCTCTTCCTACCTAATTTCACACAACAAATTGGTAGGAGTAGTTTCAGCATTGCTGTGCAATTTAAGTGCTCTTGAAACACTTGATTTGTCCTTCAACAATTTGAGTGGCAGGCTTCCCCACTGTTTGGGCAATTTTAGTGATTCCCTATCATCGTTGGATCTAAGAAGAAACAACTTCAATGGAAATATTCCTTCAACATGGAGAACTGGATGCAAAGTAAGAATGATTAGCATCGGTTATAATCAATTACAAGGGGAAGTACCAAGGTCTTTAGCCAATTGTTCATCCTTAGAGTTGATTGATTTTGGTAACAACCATATAATTGATAGCTTTCCTTCTTGGTTAGGAAATCTTGAAAACTTGAGAATTCTCATTCTGCGATCCAATGGTTTTCATGGTGTGATAGACAAACCACAAACCAAAGGATTCTCAAACCTTCGAATCATCGATTTATCTCACAATAGTTTCACTGGAAAGTTGCCCTCGTTGTATTTTGAAATATGGGATGCCATGAAGGTTACAAATGCAAGCCACATGACATATATGGGAGATAGTATGAAGCCAGAACAGTATCACCGCTTTACCTATTATGGTCAATACGATTACTCAATGATTATGTCTAACAAAGGATTGGAATTGGAATATAGAAAGATCCCAGATATTTTAACTGCCATTGATTTCTCCTACAACAAATTTGAAGGAGAGATACCAGATATCATTGGGCATCTTCAACGACTTTATTTGCTTAACCTTTCCAACAACTTGTTGAATGGTCATATACCATCATCTTTAGCAAATTTGAAAGAATTAGAATGTTTGGACCTATCAAGGAACATGCTCTCAGGAAAGTTACCTCCAGAGCTAAGTAAGCTcaccttcctttcttcttttaatgTTTCTTATAATCAGCTTGAAGGACCCATTCCTCGAGGGAAACAATTTGATACATTTGAGAGCAATCAATATGAGGGAAATAGGGGATTATGTGGAGTTCCTTTGGAAAAGGAATGTGAAAATTTTGAGGCATCACCACAAGAGCGTTCAAATGTTGTAGAAGATGATGACACAGGCTCTGTATTTAAATTTAAGTGGATGATAGTTTTGATAGGTTATGGGACGGGATTCATATTTGGTGTGGTTGTTGGGCACAAAATCACCAAAAAGAAACACGATTGGTTTGTGAAGAGTTTTGGAAGGAAACAGCAACACAGAAGTCAAAGGGTGAAAAGGAGGAGAAGTAGAAGTTGA